The Chanos chanos chromosome 6, fChaCha1.1, whole genome shotgun sequence genome includes a region encoding these proteins:
- the cryaba gene encoding crystallin, alpha B, a, with amino-acid sequence MDIAIQNPWFRRPWFPGFFPNRIYDQHFGEHILDNELFSPFYSMFYFRPYFWRMPQWIDSGMSEIRIDRDRFIINLDVKHFSPEELTVKIDGDAIVIHGKHEERQDEHGCVSREFCRKYKVPAGVDYGVFTSSLSSDGVLCISAPRNLLDVPERTIPISCDDKGSAQK; translated from the exons ATGGACATTGCaatccaaaacccctggttccGCAGACCCTGGTTCCCCGGTTTCTTCCCAAATCGGATCTATGACCAACATTTTGGGGAGCACATTCTGGACAATGAGCTCTTTTCTCCATTCTATTCTATGTTCTACTTTCGTCCTTATTTCTGGCGCATGCCTCAGTGGATAGACAGTGGAATGTCAGAG ATCCGAATAGATAGGGACCGTTTTATTATCAACCTGGATGTGAAGCATTTTTCTCCAGAGGAGTTGACCGTCAAAATTGATGGTGATGCTATTGTGATTCATGGCAAACATGAGGAGCGTCAG GACGAGCATGGCTGTGTGTCAAGAGAATTCTGCAGGAAGTATAAGGTTCCAGCAGGAGTGGACTACGGagtcttcacctcctctctgtcctccgaTGGTGTGCTGTGCATCTCAGCTCCACGCAACCTGCTGGATGTCCCTGAGCGCACCATCCCCATTAGCTGTGACGACAAGGGTAGCGCCCAGAAGTAA